From a single Intestinibaculum porci genomic region:
- the tig gene encoding trigger factor, translated as METTVKKLEKSMVEVKATFTAEEWKEAQKKALKKIAATAQIDGFRKGHVPANLIKAKVGKQALLSEAADEILQTSYAAIFLDNNIEPVGQPTANIDKMTEDELEITFTAPVAPEVELKQYKDLNVKKKAVRVTAKEIDERLAQYQNEFAELEVKNDGEVAEGDTANIDFEGFKDGVAFDGGKGENYPLEIGSGSFIPGFEEQLIGMKVGEEKEINVTFPEDYQVKDLAGAPVVFKVKVHEIKAKILPAIDDELAKDVNIDGVETLDQLKDNIKETLRESKKQDAENQFMNDIVDALIEANPVEVPDAMVETEIQGMVSELSDNLARQGMNLDLYCQFTGQTQESLKESMKEDAEKRVKFQVIIAAVAKAENIEVSDEDYDNQIKELAEIYSRDADEIRKIFTGNEERLKADIANQKALDFVKENVAK; from the coding sequence ATGGAAACAACTGTTAAAAAACTTGAAAAAAGCATGGTTGAAGTGAAAGCTACTTTCACCGCTGAAGAATGGAAAGAAGCTCAGAAAAAAGCTTTAAAGAAGATCGCGGCTACAGCGCAGATCGATGGCTTTAGAAAGGGTCATGTTCCAGCTAATTTAATCAAGGCTAAAGTTGGTAAACAGGCATTATTATCAGAAGCTGCAGATGAAATCTTACAGACTTCATACGCTGCTATTTTCTTAGATAATAATATTGAACCAGTTGGCCAGCCAACAGCTAACATCGATAAGATGACAGAAGACGAATTAGAAATCACTTTCACAGCACCAGTTGCTCCGGAAGTTGAATTAAAACAATATAAAGACTTAAATGTTAAAAAGAAAGCAGTTCGTGTGACTGCTAAAGAAATTGATGAACGTTTAGCTCAGTACCAGAATGAATTCGCTGAATTAGAAGTGAAGAATGATGGTGAAGTCGCTGAAGGCGATACCGCTAATATCGATTTCGAAGGTTTCAAAGACGGCGTTGCATTTGACGGCGGCAAGGGTGAAAACTACCCATTAGAAATCGGTTCAGGTTCATTCATTCCTGGCTTTGAAGAACAGTTAATCGGGATGAAAGTCGGCGAAGAAAAAGAAATCAACGTCACTTTCCCAGAAGATTATCAGGTTAAAGATTTAGCGGGTGCTCCTGTTGTCTTCAAAGTTAAAGTTCATGAAATCAAAGCAAAGATCTTACCAGCAATCGATGATGAATTAGCAAAAGATGTTAACATCGATGGTGTCGAAACATTAGATCAGTTAAAAGATAACATCAAAGAAACATTAAGAGAAAGCAAAAAACAGGATGCGGAAAATCAGTTCATGAACGATATCGTTGATGCGTTAATTGAAGCAAACCCTGTTGAAGTACCTGATGCAATGGTTGAAACAGAAATTCAGGGAATGGTCTCTGAATTAAGCGATAACTTAGCGCGTCAGGGTATGAACTTAGATTTATACTGCCAGTTCACTGGTCAGACTCAGGAAAGCTTAAAAGAATCAATGAAGGAAGACGCTGAAAAACGTGTTAAATTCCAGGTGATTATCGCTGCTGTCGCTAAGGCAGAAAACATCGAAGTTTCTGATGAAGACTACGATAACCAGATCAAAGAATTAGCAGAAATCTACAGCCGTGATGCTGATGAAATCAGAAAGATCTTCACTGGTAACGAAGAACGCTTAAAAGCTGATATCGCTAACCAGAAAGCTCTTGATTTTGTGAAAGAAAACGTAGCAAAATAA
- a CDS encoding 6-phosphofructokinase has translation MEKKVKRIALLSGGGDCPGLNAVIRTITKTAITKYGWEVIGFVFGYRGLYTNNYVELTLDKVEDIYKEGGTILYSSNKDNLFDYLVDDGHGGKVKKDVSDVGVENLKKDGVDVLVVLGGDGTLTSARDFSRKGVNVIGVPKTMDNDLASTDVTYGFMSAMSVGTEFIDRLQTTAKSHHRVILCELMGRDAGWITLYAGLAGNAGICLIPEIPFSVDHIVEAIKRRDEAGLPYTVIAVAEGAKYADGTKVIGKIVEDSPDPVRLGGIAKQLENELEKRIPNHEVRSVNPGHIIRGGDITPYDRILSIRYGVAAADLIAEGKFGNVVTINGDKMGYTSLEEVIGAAKVGQQKHVDPNGELVRDAKAMGVSFGDE, from the coding sequence ATGGAAAAGAAAGTAAAAAGAATCGCATTATTATCTGGCGGAGGTGACTGCCCGGGTCTTAACGCCGTCATTCGTACGATTACGAAAACTGCGATTACAAAATATGGCTGGGAAGTCATTGGCTTTGTTTTTGGCTATCGTGGATTATACACCAATAACTATGTCGAACTCACATTAGATAAAGTGGAAGATATTTATAAAGAAGGGGGCACCATTCTTTATTCTTCAAATAAAGATAATCTATTTGATTATCTCGTTGATGATGGTCATGGCGGCAAAGTAAAGAAAGATGTCTCTGATGTTGGCGTCGAAAACTTAAAGAAAGATGGCGTTGATGTCTTAGTTGTTTTAGGTGGTGACGGCACTTTAACAAGTGCTCGTGACTTCTCACGTAAGGGTGTCAATGTCATCGGTGTCCCTAAAACAATGGATAACGATTTAGCAAGTACGGATGTCACTTATGGTTTCATGAGTGCGATGAGTGTCGGGACGGAATTTATTGATCGTCTGCAGACAACGGCCAAATCCCATCATCGTGTCATTCTTTGCGAATTAATGGGCCGTGATGCTGGCTGGATCACTTTATATGCCGGTTTAGCGGGCAATGCTGGAATCTGTCTGATTCCGGAAATTCCATTTAGCGTTGATCATATCGTCGAAGCGATCAAACGCCGTGATGAAGCAGGCTTACCTTATACTGTCATTGCGGTTGCCGAAGGCGCTAAATATGCGGATGGAACAAAGGTGATCGGCAAGATCGTTGAAGATTCTCCAGACCCAGTACGTTTAGGCGGGATCGCAAAACAGTTAGAAAACGAATTAGAAAAACGTATTCCTAATCATGAAGTGCGCAGCGTGAACCCCGGCCATATTATCCGTGGCGGTGATATTACCCCTTATGACCGTATTTTATCGATCCGTTACGGCGTGGCAGCGGCCGATTTAATCGCAGAAGGCAAGTTTGGTAATGTCGTGACTATTAATGGTGACAAGATGGGTTACACTTCTTTAGAAGAAGTCATCGGGGCTGCGAAAGTTGGTCAGCAGAAACATGTTGATCCAAATGGCGAATTAGTGCGTGATGCGAAAGCCATGGGTGTTTCTTTTGGTGATGAATAG
- a CDS encoding tRNA threonylcarbamoyladenosine dehydratase: MLNQFSRTELLFGQEAMNRLPGKKVAIFGVGGVGGYVIEGLVRSGIDHFELIDDDRVCLTNLNRQVLATISSVGHYKIDVAEERIHDINRKAIVEKKQTFYLKDQADDFNWDSYDYVVDALDTVSAKLSIIEECDKRGIPVISCMGAGNKLDPSKLEITDIYKTSYDPLARVMRHELKKRHIRKLKVCYSKEPPIKPVDDHENSCLYHCICPPGTARKCTDRRDIPGSVSFVPSVAGLMIAGEIVKDFAWQRL; encoded by the coding sequence ATGTTAAATCAGTTTTCACGAACAGAACTTTTATTCGGCCAGGAAGCGATGAATCGCTTACCGGGGAAAAAGGTTGCCATTTTTGGTGTTGGCGGTGTCGGCGGCTATGTCATTGAAGGGTTAGTGCGTAGCGGAATTGATCATTTCGAATTGATCGATGATGATCGTGTCTGTCTGACCAATCTCAATCGTCAGGTTTTAGCGACGATCTCTTCTGTTGGCCATTATAAGATTGATGTCGCGGAGGAGCGTATTCATGATATTAATCGTAAAGCGATTGTCGAAAAGAAACAGACATTTTATTTAAAAGATCAGGCTGATGATTTCAACTGGGATTCTTATGATTATGTCGTTGATGCTTTAGATACCGTCAGTGCGAAGCTCTCCATTATTGAAGAATGCGATAAACGCGGTATTCCGGTGATCAGCTGCATGGGCGCAGGAAATAAGTTAGATCCTTCCAAGCTGGAAATTACTGATATTTATAAAACCAGTTATGATCCTTTAGCACGCGTTATGCGTCATGAACTGAAGAAGCGTCATATTCGAAAGCTCAAAGTCTGTTATTCCAAAGAACCACCGATCAAACCGGTTGATGACCATGAAAATTCCTGCCTGTATCACTGCATCTGTCCACCTGGAACAGCGCGTAAATGTACCGATCGCCGGGATATTCCTGGTTCCGTTTCCTTCGTGCCAAGTGTGGCGGGGTTAATGATTGCGGGAGAAATCGTCAAAGATTTTGCCTGGCAGCGTTTGTAG
- a CDS encoding tRNA threonylcarbamoyladenosine dehydratase, producing MNPFYERTSIVLGEEAIETLKQSTVCVFGVGGVGGFLVEALARSGVGHLIIVDHDDVDATNLNRQIIATSDVIGEDKVELFQKRIALINPDCQVEVKKTFYLPENKDQFDFASYDFVADAIDTIKAKISIIEECQKVKTPIISCMGMGNKIDPSYIRIDDIYKTKVDPLAKVMRHELKKRRIAKCPVCFSLEKPQAPHYSKEHLETLAAMQESGSKRRAIPGSVSFVPSVAGLMMAGYIVRKLTHSVAYGGV from the coding sequence ATGAATCCTTTTTATGAACGTACTTCAATTGTCTTAGGAGAAGAAGCCATTGAGACCCTCAAACAATCCACTGTCTGCGTCTTTGGCGTTGGCGGGGTTGGCGGCTTCCTTGTCGAAGCCTTAGCGCGCAGCGGCGTGGGACATCTGATCATCGTTGATCATGATGATGTCGATGCGACTAATCTCAATCGCCAGATCATCGCCACCAGTGATGTTATTGGAGAAGATAAAGTAGAGCTTTTTCAAAAGCGTATTGCCCTTATTAATCCTGATTGCCAGGTAGAAGTTAAAAAGACTTTCTATCTGCCTGAAAATAAAGATCAGTTTGATTTTGCATCTTATGATTTTGTGGCTGATGCAATTGATACCATCAAAGCGAAAATCTCAATTATTGAAGAGTGTCAGAAAGTGAAGACGCCGATCATCAGCTGTATGGGCATGGGCAATAAAATCGATCCAAGCTACATCCGCATTGATGATATTTATAAAACCAAAGTCGATCCCTTAGCGAAAGTCATGCGCCATGAATTAAAAAAACGGCGCATTGCGAAATGCCCGGTTTGCTTTTCTTTAGAAAAGCCCCAGGCTCCGCATTATTCGAAGGAACATTTAGAAACGCTCGCGGCGATGCAGGAAAGCGGTAGTAAGCGCCGTGCTATTCCAGGCTCCGTTTCTTTTGTCCCGAGCGTAGCCGGATTAATGATGGCTGGTTATATCGTCAGAAAACTGACACACAGCGTCGCTTATGGCGGCGTATAA
- a CDS encoding thiamine diphosphokinase: MRIGLYAAMDNGPVKDQRIDYIAVDGGLAHLYKQGIKPLLAIGDFDSLEDQKLLEDLQVERHPVQKDDTDTALAIKYAIAQGHDEIDVYGVLGGRADHMLAALCLLVQYPDTKITLYDRQNKITYLPKGHHHIPVTDDYFSLFALKDTVLSLNHCQYPLDHYLLKPFDPLCVSNTCEDYVLIDNSEAVLFLQTNNEGE, translated from the coding sequence ATGAGAATAGGTTTATATGCGGCCATGGATAATGGCCCGGTGAAAGATCAGCGGATTGATTATATTGCGGTGGATGGGGGCTTAGCCCATTTGTATAAGCAGGGGATTAAGCCGCTGCTGGCTATTGGTGATTTTGATTCTTTAGAAGATCAAAAGCTATTAGAAGATTTACAGGTAGAACGTCATCCGGTGCAGAAAGATGATACCGATACGGCGTTAGCCATCAAATACGCTATTGCACAGGGGCATGATGAGATTGATGTTTATGGCGTTTTAGGCGGCCGCGCCGATCATATGCTTGCGGCGCTATGTCTGTTAGTGCAGTACCCGGATACGAAGATCACTCTTTATGATCGCCAAAACAAGATTACCTATTTGCCTAAAGGTCATCATCATATACCTGTGACTGATGATTACTTTTCGCTTTTTGCACTTAAGGATACGGTTTTATCCTTAAACCATTGTCAGTATCCGTTAGATCATTATCTTCTGAAACCGTTTGATCCGCTTTGCGTATCCAATACCTGTGAAGATTATGTCCTCATTGATAATAGTGAAGCGGTCCTTTTCTTACAAACAAATAATGAAGGAGAGTAG
- the rpe gene encoding ribulose-phosphate 3-epimerase, which yields MINVAPSVLSADFTKLKEEIDTLEGASWLHYDVMDGHFVPNISFGYGILGNLRKVTDKFIDVHLMISDPAFYAPKFVEAGADLVNFHVEAMDSVEETKALLKQIHDLGAKNGITIKPGTSVEAIKPYLDDVDLVLVMSVEPGFGGQSFKESALDKIKQLAAMKKDHHYVIEVDGGINAQTGQLCKEAGVDVLVAGSYVFKNPNRKEAIDSLL from the coding sequence ATGATTAACGTTGCACCATCTGTCTTATCGGCAGATTTTACCAAACTGAAAGAAGAAATTGATACATTAGAAGGCGCGTCTTGGCTCCATTATGATGTAATGGATGGTCACTTCGTCCCTAATATTTCATTTGGTTATGGCATTTTAGGCAATTTACGTAAGGTAACGGATAAATTTATTGATGTCCATCTGATGATTTCTGATCCCGCTTTCTATGCTCCAAAATTTGTCGAAGCAGGGGCTGATCTGGTCAACTTTCATGTCGAAGCGATGGACAGCGTCGAAGAAACCAAAGCTTTGCTTAAACAAATCCATGACCTAGGCGCAAAAAATGGGATTACCATTAAGCCAGGGACAAGCGTTGAAGCCATCAAGCCTTATTTAGATGATGTTGATTTAGTCTTAGTGATGAGCGTTGAACCAGGCTTTGGCGGTCAGTCTTTCAAAGAAAGCGCGCTTGACAAAATCAAACAGTTAGCCGCCATGAAAAAGGATCACCACTACGTCATCGAAGTTGACGGCGGGATCAATGCGCAAACCGGCCAGCTTTGTAAAGAAGCAGGGGTTGACGTGTTAGTCGCTGGCAGTTATGTCTTTAAAAATCCTAACCGTAAAGAAGCGATTGACTCTTTATTATGA
- the rsgA gene encoding ribosome small subunit-dependent GTPase A, protein MEGKIIKALAGFYYVSSNGQVYTCKARGKFRKTKQKPLVGDRVEFDIDENQEGYILKLLPRKNVLTRPPICNVDQALLVFSITHPDFDGVLLDRFLAMVEHLSIEPIIVITKIDLDDSLMAQIQKDYASYKVIFVSSKEHIGIEEVKATLKGKSTVVTGQSGVGKSSLLNALDIHLQIETNEISDALGRGKHTTRHTELIAMHGGYVADTPGFSSLELEMTPVELATSYHDFKALASSCKFRGCLHDSEPRCAVKEAVAEGVISEDRYHHYLSFLKEVKEREEHKYD, encoded by the coding sequence ATGGAAGGAAAAATCATCAAAGCACTTGCCGGCTTCTATTATGTCAGCAGCAATGGACAGGTTTATACCTGTAAGGCAAGAGGTAAATTTAGAAAAACAAAACAGAAACCACTCGTGGGGGATCGTGTCGAGTTTGATATCGATGAGAATCAGGAAGGCTATATTTTAAAGCTTCTCCCGCGAAAAAACGTCTTAACGAGACCGCCGATCTGTAATGTTGATCAGGCGCTGCTGGTTTTCTCAATTACCCACCCAGACTTTGATGGGGTGCTGCTCGATCGCTTTCTCGCGATGGTGGAACATCTCTCCATTGAACCGATTATTGTCATTACCAAAATTGATTTAGATGATTCCTTAATGGCGCAAATCCAAAAGGATTATGCGTCTTATAAGGTCATCTTTGTCAGCAGTAAAGAGCATATCGGTATCGAAGAAGTGAAGGCAACCCTCAAAGGAAAAAGCACCGTGGTCACCGGCCAGTCAGGGGTAGGGAAGTCTTCACTTCTTAATGCGTTAGATATTCATTTACAGATTGAAACCAATGAAATTTCTGATGCCTTAGGACGTGGGAAACATACCACGCGCCATACGGAGCTCATCGCTATGCATGGCGGTTATGTCGCTGATACACCGGGCTTTTCTTCTTTAGAATTAGAGATGACCCCAGTTGAATTAGCGACGTCTTACCATGACTTTAAAGCCTTAGCGTCCTCATGCAAGTTTCGCGGCTGTCTCCATGACAGCGAACCCCGCTGCGCCGTTAAAGAAGCGGTGGCTGAAGGCGTCATCAGTGAGGATCGCTATCATCACTATTTAAGTTTTTTAAAGGAAGTTAAAGAAAGAGAGGAACATAAATATGATTAA
- the pknB gene encoding Stk1 family PASTA domain-containing Ser/Thr kinase, with the protein MSEVNRLLADRYLLKSLIGQGGMADVYLAEDQVLNRKVAVKILRSSLTGDPIYIKRFHREASAAAAINHKNIVSIYDVGDEDDLYYIVMEYVKGQTLKQLINIRGALHYIEAIDIMKQVVSAVATAHSMGIVHRDLKPQNILITDSGIVKITDFGIASIQSLSQVTQTNTIMGSLHYLAPEIARGEKATPQSDIYALGIIFYELLRGEVPFNGESPVNIALKHMRDEIPSVREFNSSIPQSVENIIIKATAKNPLNRYESALDMLQDINTCLDHPNEKKISFGAPASEPTIVAGNTEFFTQDKEDTAPAALPSETEETPRVTRATPKVEKKKKKGKGKLIVIVIALAIVAAVIIGVMSSGILNKSKTYTMPNLVGMKKSAASSKLKEEELDGNVTYRTELSETYASGKVISTSPKSGTTIKKDTAITVTVSSGKWIIMKDYTGEKYSTAKSELEDLGYSVSRYEKTDDDFAAGEVIGQSVSSGEKVDPNSENKSITLTVSKGVSITVPYLYGDSISSATSTLKSLGFNVKTSVLKPSDDEASKVTESNLNTVIKQSIAPYTVVTKKGTTITLYYYDQVPQKKDDQSDENTSNTDASSNTDGSESSNGSSTSSSSSKKKSDSSSTSKASSNEGSDTSSSGNSDNAATNGASNTTTNSDETSSSSTSTNN; encoded by the coding sequence ATGAGTGAAGTGAATCGTTTGCTGGCAGATCGTTATCTGCTTAAATCTTTAATTGGTCAAGGCGGGATGGCAGATGTTTATTTAGCGGAAGATCAGGTCTTAAACCGCAAAGTCGCGGTTAAGATTTTACGTTCATCATTAACCGGTGATCCTATTTATATCAAACGTTTCCATCGTGAAGCTTCCGCCGCCGCGGCAATCAATCATAAGAATATCGTCTCCATTTATGACGTGGGTGATGAAGATGATCTTTATTACATCGTCATGGAATATGTTAAAGGGCAGACTTTAAAACAGCTCATTAATATTCGTGGCGCTTTGCATTACATTGAAGCAATCGATATTATGAAACAGGTCGTTTCGGCGGTTGCCACCGCTCATTCGATGGGGATTGTCCATCGTGATTTGAAACCGCAGAATATTCTCATTACCGATTCTGGTATTGTGAAAATTACGGACTTTGGTATTGCCTCGATCCAGTCACTCTCGCAGGTCACCCAGACCAATACCATTATGGGGTCGCTCCATTATTTAGCGCCAGAAATTGCCCGTGGCGAAAAAGCCACACCACAGAGTGATATTTATGCTTTAGGGATTATCTTTTATGAATTATTACGAGGGGAAGTACCATTTAATGGGGAATCACCAGTCAATATCGCATTGAAACATATGCGTGATGAAATTCCTTCAGTGCGTGAGTTTAACTCATCGATTCCTCAGTCAGTGGAAAATATTATCATCAAAGCGACAGCTAAAAACCCGCTCAATCGTTATGAGAGCGCCTTGGATATGTTACAGGATATTAATACCTGTCTCGATCATCCTAATGAAAAGAAAATCAGTTTCGGGGCCCCAGCGAGTGAACCCACAATCGTTGCTGGCAATACGGAATTCTTTACGCAGGATAAAGAAGATACCGCGCCGGCGGCGCTGCCATCTGAGACTGAAGAAACGCCAAGAGTTACGCGGGCTACGCCAAAAGTTGAAAAGAAGAAGAAAAAAGGCAAAGGTAAGCTCATTGTGATTGTGATCGCTTTAGCGATTGTGGCAGCGGTGATTATTGGCGTTATGAGCAGCGGTATTCTCAATAAGTCAAAAACTTATACGATGCCCAATTTAGTGGGTATGAAGAAATCTGCAGCTTCATCGAAACTCAAAGAAGAAGAGTTAGATGGCAATGTCACTTACCGCACGGAATTATCCGAAACATACGCGTCTGGTAAAGTCATTTCTACTTCCCCAAAAAGCGGTACTACAATTAAAAAGGATACAGCCATTACTGTAACAGTGTCATCAGGAAAATGGATCATTATGAAAGATTATACTGGTGAAAAATACAGCACGGCGAAAAGTGAACTGGAAGACTTAGGTTATAGCGTCAGCCGCTATGAAAAGACGGATGATGATTTTGCGGCTGGGGAAGTCATCGGTCAGAGCGTCTCTAGCGGGGAAAAGGTCGATCCTAATTCCGAAAATAAATCAATTACCTTAACCGTGTCTAAAGGTGTATCGATTACCGTTCCTTATCTTTATGGCGATTCGATTTCATCGGCAACATCGACCTTAAAGTCTTTAGGCTTTAACGTGAAGACCAGTGTGCTAAAACCATCTGATGATGAGGCGTCGAAGGTTACGGAAAGCAATCTGAACACCGTTATAAAGCAAAGTATCGCCCCTTATACCGTTGTCACGAAAAAGGGCACGACTATTACCCTTTATTACTATGATCAGGTGCCACAAAAGAAAGATGATCAAAGTGATGAAAATACATCCAATACCGATGCATCAAGCAATACGGATGGTTCGGAATCATCTAATGGCTCAAGCACTTCTTCGTCATCAAGCAAGAAGAAGTCGGATAGTTCTTCAACTTCGAAAGCAAGCAGCAATGAAGGCAGCGATACATCTTCAAGCGGAAATAGTGATAACGCGGCTACAAATGGCGCATCTAATACAACGACAAACAGCGATGAAACAAGTTCATCAAGCACATCGACAAATAATTAA
- a CDS encoding Stp1/IreP family PP2C-type Ser/Thr phosphatase, with protein sequence MISMSTDVGNLRETNQDRVAYKKINDDELLCVLCDGMGGHKAGEVAAQMTCDYIMDHFEEHEELLSANDIKMWFTNLIMEANNAVYAKGSENEEYNGMGTTVVVAYLKGQQMYVSHVGDSRAYIFKNNVLTQLTVDDTLVNALLKGGYITEKQAIDHPQKNVLIQAVGVTDLLKVSFCELPADYEAFMMCSDGLYNSLSNEQMIAILAGEGNAKVKTEELIKQANIHGGYDNISVILLEGGEAHE encoded by the coding sequence ATGATTTCAATGTCTACCGATGTGGGGAACCTGCGTGAAACAAACCAGGATCGCGTAGCGTATAAGAAAATCAACGACGATGAACTTCTCTGCGTCCTTTGCGATGGGATGGGCGGCCATAAGGCCGGCGAAGTCGCTGCGCAAATGACTTGTGATTATATTATGGACCACTTTGAAGAGCATGAAGAGTTACTTAGTGCCAATGATATCAAAATGTGGTTCACCAATCTTATTATGGAAGCAAATAATGCGGTTTATGCCAAAGGCTCAGAAAATGAGGAATATAACGGCATGGGGACAACCGTTGTCGTGGCCTATCTCAAAGGTCAGCAAATGTATGTCTCACATGTTGGCGATAGCCGCGCTTATATCTTTAAAAACAACGTGTTAACCCAGTTAACGGTTGATGATACCTTAGTCAATGCCTTATTAAAAGGCGGCTATATTACCGAAAAACAAGCGATTGATCATCCCCAGAAAAACGTTTTGATTCAGGCGGTTGGGGTGACAGATCTTTTAAAAGTATCGTTTTGCGAGTTACCGGCTGATTATGAGGCTTTTATGATGTGTTCGGATGGCTTATACAATTCTCTTTCTAATGAGCAGATGATTGCAATTCTCGCCGGCGAAGGGAATGCGAAAGTCAAAACTGAAGAACTCATTAAACAAGCCAATATTCATGGCGGTTATGATAATATTTCGGTCATTCTTTTGGAAGGAGGCGAAGCGCATGAGTGA